In one Asterias amurensis chromosome 9, ASM3211899v1 genomic region, the following are encoded:
- the LOC139941355 gene encoding m7GpppN-mRNA hydrolase-like, which translates to MDSQIPTKAIPEDVLDSLCSRFLINIPTEERNNMIRVFFQIELAHWFYIDFYKAEKHFLPGCSIKEFSKAIFRHCPFLTEYRAQLDEHFAKWKEYKKSVPTYGAIMVDETLQNIVLVQSYFSKTSWGFPKGKVNEEELPKQCAIREVLEETGFDISGLIEEEYIEAIFNEQLARLYVVTNVPMETDFKPKTRGEIKDVKWFHVDDLPTHKKDNAPKVNLGLNPNNFFMAIPYMRTLKKKLAKRRGQKDVSTMESPFEALTKYAQPNQPTAGPIMLPQNNPNTKKKASASPTMNGADNKNKTKQQRVFSSQNQSQMDLFMRFKDPQQEFINRKQEYQREGSPGVTQGQGNRGKGQVNGTTSPQKQYHILTRNQGRTVNDLTTDSAILSNGDQYNKRQKFSVPAFVSFKLDPAAIMKAFEIGLSGRGSIR; encoded by the exons ATGGATAGTCAAATACCCACAAAGGCTATACCGGAGGATGTTTTAGACTCACTCTGCAG TCGGTTCCTTATCAACATTCCAACTGAGGAAAGGAATAACATGATCAGAGTGTTCTTCCAGATTGAGCTGGCGCACTGGTTCTACATTGACTTCTACAAGGCTGAAAAGCATTTCCTGCCTGGATGCAGCATCAAGGAGTTCTCCAAAGCTA TCTTCAGGCATTGTCCCTTCCTTACTGAGTACAGGGCTCAACTAGATGAACACTTTGCCAAATGGAAGGAGTATAAAAAGAGTGTACCGACATACGGCGCCATTATGGTTGATGAGACACTACAGAAT ATTGTTTTAGTGCAGAGTTATTTCAGCAAGACAAGTTGGGGGTTTCCAAAAGGCAAAGTCAATGAAGAGGAACTGCCTAAGCAATGTGCAATAAGAGAG GTGTTGGAGGAGACAGGATTTGACATCTCAGGACTGATTGAAGAGGAATATATTGAAGCTATATTTAATGAGCAACTAGCAAGGCTGTATGTTGTGACTAATGTTCCAATGGAAACTGACTTTAAACCAAAGACGAGGGGAGAGATTAAG GATGTCAAATGGTTTCATGTCGATGACCTTCCAACCCATAAGAAAGATAATGCACCAAAGGTCAACCTGGGTTTGAACCCTAACAATTTCTTCATGGCCATTCCCTACATGAG AACACTGAAGAAGAAACTTGCCAAGCGGAGAGGACAGAAAGATGTCTCAACGATGGAATCCCCTTTTGAAGCTCTTACGAAGTATGCCCAACCCAACCAGCCAACTGCAGGGCCAATTATGCTGCCACAGAACAATCCAAACACGAAGAAGAAGGCGTCAGCTAGCCCTACCATGAATGGTGccgataacaaaaacaaaacgaaacaaCAGAGGGTGTTCTCGAGTCAGAACCAGAGCCAAATGGATCTCTTCATGCGGTTCAAGGATCCACAGCAAGAGTTCATAAATAGGAAGCAGGAATACCAGCGAGAAGGTTCTCCTGGTGTTACACAGGGCCAAGGGAACCGGGGAAAGGGGCAAGTTAATGGGACCACCAGTCCACAGAAGCAGTATCATATACTG ACCAGAAATCAAGGAAGAACTGTCAATGACTTAACCACTG ATTCAGCAATCTTGTCCAATGGAGACCAATACAACAAAAGGCAAAAGTTCAGCGTGCCTGCATTTGTGAGCTTTAAACTGGACCCTGCAGCCATTATGAAGGCTTTTGAAATTGGGCTGAGTGGCAGAGGTAGCATCCGGTAA
- the LOC139942232 gene encoding uncharacterized protein C3orf38 homolog, with amino-acid sequence MEVAATLFTVKEKECFQRFLSKEFNMSELLSLVETITNRKITVRNKNEAIRAIIAHSQNALELLRRRKVKREYIFRFLLSEKVAVSLTSDKATLMRQFFWHCGTEAPAFEEAVEVAGELRRNVPPAASSVSYTFVQQHIHISGNCSTAQVPTMTQELAQQFTTWFYRQLNSSAQGSMPPSEWGPQHFWEGSRLRLIVTSSERRTEVFEGAELVANRLKSFVSDEGLMFNPNISPSGTSGSDDPHGLVVVRVCGTIHRHDTCLGVFEQQFGLIRDPLKQNTWKIKFTDMNLKKCAVERMPTLEGPPDRLAITS; translated from the exons ATGGAGGTTGCGGCAACGTTGTTCACCGTGAAAGAAAAAGAATGCTTCCAAAGATTTCTCTCGAAAGAATTTAACATGAGTGAGCTCCTGTCACTGGTAGAAACCATCACCAATCGAAAGATTACCGTTCGAAACAAAAATG AGGCCATCAGAGCAATCATTGCTCACTCACAAAATGCTCTTGAGCTTCTGCGCAGAAGAAAGGTCAAAAGAGAGTACATCTTCCGGTTTTTATTATCAGAGAAAGTAGCTGTGTCATTAACGTCTGACAAGGCAACACTCATGAGGCAGTTTTTCTGGCATTGTGGAACGGAAGCACCTGCATTTGAGGAAGCTGTAGAG GTTGCTGGAGAACTTCGCCGTAATGTCCCACCAGCAGCTTCAAGCGTCAGTTACACGTTCGTTCAACAGCACATTCATATATCAGGCAACTGCTCAACAGCACAGGTTCCAACTATGACACAAGAACTCGCACAACAATTTACGACATGGTTCTACCGTCAGTTGAACTCCAGTGCTCAAGGGAGCATGCCACCCTCTGAGTGGGGACCTCAACACTTCTGGGAGGGCTCCAGACTTCGGCTCATTGTCACCTCATCAGAAAGACGAACAGAAGTCTTCGAAGGGGCTGAACTAGTTGCAAACCGCTTGAAAAGTTTTGTGAGTGATGAAGGGCTGATGTTCAATCCTAACATCAGCCCAAGTGGTACCAGTGGATCGGACGACCCCCATGGGCTGGTCGTCGTGAGGGTTTGTGGTACTATTCATCGACATGATACATGTCTCGGAGTATTTGAGCAACAGTTTGGGCTCATCAGAGATCCTTTAAAACAGAACACATGGAAAATTAAATTCACTGATATGAACTTGAAAAAGTGTGCCGTTGAGAGAATGCCAACATTAGAGGGGCCACCTGATAGGTTAGCAATCACGTCGTGA